A genome region from Altererythrobacter aquiaggeris includes the following:
- a CDS encoding GMC family oxidoreductase has product MSNQTHKFDIIVIGAGSAGSAAAARLAEDGTKRVCLLEAGGKMAHLATRVPGLLTFLPKSGNWSFDTEPMEALNGRVGYQPRGRGLGGSSATNGMVYIRGNPWDYDNWAELGCTGWAWDDVLPVFKRQENNARGADDLHGAGGPLHVNEQISPSPVAQAFVDSAARLQIPYNDDFNGLRQEGVGLYQVTQSNGERWSSARAFLEPLAGKDNLVVRTDVLVEKIEIENGRATGVTVRSGGRLGSKRETLEARGGVVVSAGAFGSPHILMLSGIGPADELKKHGIDIKLDKAAVGADLQDHCDFLTSYELDDLSLFGGSLRGVWQLAKAFAEHRRHRTGMLTTNFAESGGFATIRPDAPAPDVQFHFMRAIIQNHGRDKPKEHGFSLHVCVLRPESRGWVRLHSPDPAAAPAINPNFLSDDRDMALMKDAARLMARIADTPPLSQLGARDRHPIDYEDDRALEARIREVSDTIYHPVGTCRMGPHDDDVVNPALALRGIDNLWVADASIMPRLVSGNTNAPSMMIGERCGDFVKAALSN; this is encoded by the coding sequence ATGAGCAACCAAACCCACAAGTTCGACATCATCGTAATCGGCGCGGGCAGCGCGGGCAGTGCTGCAGCCGCGCGGCTTGCGGAAGACGGCACCAAACGCGTGTGTTTGCTGGAAGCCGGCGGCAAGATGGCGCATCTGGCGACCCGCGTTCCCGGCCTCCTGACGTTTTTGCCGAAAAGCGGTAACTGGAGTTTCGATACCGAACCGATGGAGGCGCTGAACGGCCGCGTGGGTTACCAGCCGCGTGGGCGCGGATTAGGCGGCTCGTCCGCAACCAACGGTATGGTCTATATCCGGGGCAATCCGTGGGACTATGACAATTGGGCTGAACTGGGTTGCACAGGTTGGGCGTGGGACGATGTATTACCTGTGTTCAAGCGTCAGGAAAACAATGCGCGCGGCGCAGATGATTTGCACGGTGCCGGCGGCCCGCTGCACGTGAACGAGCAAATCAGCCCTAGCCCGGTGGCACAGGCATTTGTCGATTCCGCTGCCCGATTGCAGATACCGTATAACGATGATTTCAACGGCCTGCGTCAGGAAGGGGTTGGCCTGTATCAGGTCACCCAGAGCAATGGTGAACGTTGGTCTTCGGCACGTGCCTTCCTCGAACCACTTGCTGGTAAAGACAACCTTGTCGTCCGCACAGATGTGCTGGTGGAAAAGATTGAAATCGAAAACGGCCGCGCGACGGGCGTGACCGTTCGCAGCGGGGGCCGTCTGGGTAGCAAGCGCGAGACGCTGGAGGCGCGCGGCGGAGTTGTGGTGTCCGCGGGCGCATTCGGATCACCGCATATCTTGATGCTATCGGGCATCGGCCCTGCGGACGAACTCAAAAAGCATGGCATTGATATAAAACTGGATAAAGCCGCTGTCGGTGCCGATTTGCAGGATCACTGCGATTTTCTGACCAGTTACGAGCTCGACGATCTAAGTCTGTTCGGCGGATCGCTGCGCGGTGTCTGGCAACTGGCCAAAGCCTTTGCCGAACATCGCCGCCACCGCACCGGAATGCTCACCACCAATTTTGCCGAGAGCGGCGGTTTTGCAACGATCCGCCCCGATGCGCCGGCTCCAGATGTCCAATTCCATTTTATGCGCGCGATCATCCAGAACCATGGCCGGGACAAGCCGAAGGAGCACGGCTTCTCGCTGCATGTTTGTGTCCTGCGTCCTGAAAGTCGCGGCTGGGTAAGGCTGCATAGCCCTGATCCGGCAGCCGCACCGGCAATCAACCCCAACTTCCTTTCCGACGACCGTGATATGGCACTCATGAAAGACGCCGCACGCCTGATGGCGCGCATCGCAGACACCCCGCCGCTGTCGCAGTTGGGAGCGAGAGATCGCCACCCGATCGATTATGAAGATGACCGCGCTCTCGAAGCGCGCATTCGCGAGGTATCCGATACGATTTATCACCCGGTGGGCACATGCAGAATGGGCCCGCACGATGATGATGTGGTAAATCCGGCATTGGCGCTGCGCGGGATCGACAATCTTTGGGTGGCCGATGCCAGTATCATGCCCCGCCTGGTTTCAGGCAATACAAATGCCCCCAGCATGATGATCGGCGAACGGTGCGGCGATTTCGTAAAGGCTGCGCTGTCAAACTGA
- a CDS encoding TonB-dependent receptor, whose translation MAKSAFHHAAALRAALLGTCAFACAATPALAQQQDESGQNIIVVTATKRDSTVQDVPFSINAQTAEDIQKTGAVTLEDLSRNVAGLAVQNLGPGQSQVSIRGVSAGQIVRDQPGVKEQVGVYVDESVISLSLFTPDLDLFDLNRVETLRGPQGTLFGSGSVGGTIRYITNQPTIGKTEGSLEANLNLVDGGDLGGHIKGAVNIPLGANAAARAVGYYTRYGGFIDALREGGSVDENVNSGERYGGRLALTFEPTSNLSITPRVIYQKVTAGGFNRQEVFNLYANPFTTTRPAVTFDEREQFLLLREAFEDETLIADAVIEVGLGGVDLTSVTSYTDRDILVSRDASALTGSVSVDLGYPDAGVLLPSNLRDSTKVQSFTQELRLSSNNAGPFQWVFGGFYSDTSRDYAQRLPTPGYDAFTDATLGAGTVAATANGFGPDSPYNADITYDIEQIAVFGEASYLIGESLTATVGGRYYDFTEDRRFVSGGLFSNGDDQTGTTTSDGFTPRFLLSYEASPSITVNAQAAKGFRLGGINDPLNLPLCDGGVPGGPDAQTFGGRPGYEDETLWNYELGIKTQGRGFTFNAAAFYSDISNLQVTADAGSCSSRVVFNVPKAHSQGVEFELTTSPTNGLDLGVSGSVLSAKFDSSVTTVDGVVIAGIRDGNRLPTVPKFQISANASYTYPVSDGAEAYVAASVQHIGNRITQPSDQEGNPRSFVAGLPFGGATGNDATVLNLVLPSYEVINLSAGVDFENGLSVTAYINNVLDENALLSFDRERGGRARLGFATNQPRTFGMTVRKSF comes from the coding sequence ATGGCCAAATCCGCATTCCATCACGCCGCGGCGCTGCGTGCCGCATTGCTCGGCACCTGCGCCTTTGCCTGCGCTGCGACGCCGGCACTGGCCCAGCAGCAGGACGAATCCGGGCAGAACATCATCGTCGTGACCGCCACGAAGCGCGATTCGACCGTTCAGGACGTGCCATTCTCGATCAACGCGCAGACCGCTGAAGACATTCAGAAAACCGGCGCTGTCACGCTGGAAGATCTGTCGCGCAACGTCGCCGGACTTGCCGTGCAGAACTTGGGTCCCGGGCAAAGCCAGGTATCGATCCGCGGGGTTTCCGCCGGGCAGATCGTCCGCGACCAGCCTGGCGTAAAAGAACAGGTCGGCGTGTATGTCGACGAATCGGTCATTTCCCTGTCGCTGTTCACGCCGGACCTGGATCTGTTTGATCTCAACCGGGTGGAAACGCTGCGCGGACCGCAGGGCACCCTGTTCGGTTCGGGATCTGTCGGCGGCACCATCCGCTACATCACCAATCAGCCCACTATCGGAAAAACCGAAGGTTCGCTCGAAGCCAACCTCAACCTTGTCGATGGCGGGGATCTGGGCGGCCATATCAAGGGCGCGGTCAATATTCCGCTGGGAGCCAATGCAGCCGCACGCGCGGTGGGCTATTACACCCGCTATGGCGGCTTTATCGATGCCCTGCGCGAAGGCGGCTCGGTTGATGAGAATGTCAACAGCGGCGAACGCTATGGCGGACGTCTGGCGCTGACGTTTGAACCGACCAGCAATTTGTCGATCACCCCGCGGGTGATATACCAGAAAGTCACGGCGGGCGGCTTCAACCGTCAGGAGGTTTTCAACCTCTACGCCAACCCCTTTACCACCACGCGTCCGGCAGTGACATTCGACGAACGCGAACAATTCCTGCTCTTGCGCGAAGCGTTTGAGGATGAAACCCTGATTGCCGATGCGGTGATCGAAGTCGGGCTTGGCGGTGTCGATCTTACATCCGTCACCAGCTATACCGACCGTGACATCCTGGTCAGCCGCGATGCCAGCGCGCTGACGGGCAGTGTGTCGGTCGATCTGGGTTATCCCGATGCTGGCGTGCTGCTACCGTCGAACCTGCGCGATTCCACCAAGGTCCAATCCTTCACGCAGGAATTGCGGCTGAGTTCCAACAATGCCGGGCCATTCCAATGGGTGTTTGGCGGGTTCTATTCCGATACCAGCCGTGATTATGCACAGCGGCTGCCTACGCCCGGCTATGATGCCTTCACCGATGCAACACTGGGTGCCGGAACTGTGGCCGCAACGGCCAATGGGTTCGGGCCCGATTCGCCTTATAATGCCGATATAACGTACGATATCGAACAAATTGCGGTGTTCGGCGAAGCAAGTTATCTGATCGGTGAAAGTCTGACCGCCACCGTTGGCGGCCGGTATTACGATTTCACCGAAGACCGGCGGTTTGTTTCGGGCGGTCTGTTCTCCAATGGAGACGACCAGACCGGCACCACGACTTCCGACGGGTTTACGCCCCGTTTTCTGCTGAGTTACGAGGCATCGCCGTCTATTACGGTCAACGCGCAAGCGGCCAAGGGTTTCCGGCTTGGCGGGATCAACGATCCGCTCAACCTGCCGCTATGCGATGGTGGTGTTCCGGGCGGGCCAGATGCGCAGACATTCGGCGGCCGGCCCGGCTATGAAGATGAAACCTTGTGGAATTACGAACTGGGCATCAAGACCCAGGGCCGCGGCTTCACTTTCAACGCGGCGGCATTCTATTCCGACATCAGCAACTTGCAGGTGACCGCCGATGCGGGCAGCTGTTCGTCACGCGTGGTGTTCAACGTGCCCAAGGCGCATTCGCAAGGGGTAGAGTTTGAACTGACCACGTCGCCGACAAATGGTCTGGACCTCGGAGTGTCGGGTAGCGTGCTGAGTGCGAAATTCGACTCTTCGGTTACCACCGTTGACGGCGTCGTGATCGCCGGGATTCGTGACGGGAACCGGTTGCCGACAGTGCCGAAGTTCCAGATTTCGGCCAATGCGTCTTATACTTACCCGGTTAGCGATGGCGCAGAAGCCTACGTCGCGGCATCCGTACAGCACATTGGAAACCGCATTACCCAGCCAAGCGATCAGGAAGGCAACCCGCGCAGTTTCGTGGCGGGCCTGCCGTTCGGCGGGGCGACCGGCAACGATGCCACCGTGCTGAATCTGGTGCTGCCATCATACGAGGTGATCAACCTGAGCGCGGGTGTCGATTTTGAAAACGGGCTGTCTGTCACGGCCTATATCAACAATGTGCTTGATGAAAATGCGCTGCTGTCGTTCGACCGCGAACGCGGCGGCCGGGCCAGGTTGGGATTTGCAACCAACCAGCCGCGCACCTTCGGGATGACGGTCCGCAAGTCGTTCTAA
- a CDS encoding DUF1232 domain-containing protein: MTAAYAFSPIDLIPDFIPVLGLLDDLLLVPAGIWLVIRLIPPALFAKFRLRAAAIARRPGKAGFAAMLPVLLTWAGLVAASAILLWR; encoded by the coding sequence ATGACCGCCGCCTACGCATTCAGCCCCATCGACCTGATCCCCGACTTTATCCCGGTGCTGGGGTTGCTGGACGATCTGCTGCTGGTTCCCGCCGGGATCTGGTTGGTAATCCGGCTGATCCCGCCCGCGCTGTTTGCGAAATTCCGGCTTCGCGCAGCGGCAATTGCTCGGCGCCCGGGTAAAGCCGGCTTTGCGGCGATGTTGCCGGTGCTGCTGACATGGGCGGGACTGGTGGCGGCTTCGGCAATTCTGCTTTGGCGATAA